CGCTCGGCGTTGAGACATGGTCCGGCGTTTAACTTACATTATGGCCTTACATACTGTCTCGAGTTCAGGACAGTATGTAAGGTCGAGACGTCAGACGCCGGTTGACAGGGAGGTTGCAATGGCGGAAACCAGTGGTTCAGGACCGGTGTTCGTCGTCGGCGCCGGCCCGTCGGGGCTGGCCGCCGCACACCGGCTCACCGCCAAGGGCCACCCGGTCGTGGTGCTCGAGCGACGCGATCGGGTGGGCGGACAGCTGCTCACCGTCAAGCAGGACGGCTTCCTGATGGAGACCGGCGCCACCGTGCTTCCCGAGGCGTACTTGGCGGTGATGCGGTTGGTCGACGAGATCGGCATGCGGGGCGAGCTGATCCCGTCAAACTCGCTGATGGGCTTTGTTCGCGACCGGACGCTGCACTTGCTGCGGGCCGACAACCTGGCGCTGGACGCCGCCCGTACCAAGCTCTTGTCCACCCGCGCCAAGCTCCAGGTCGGCAAGCTGGCGATCGATGCGCTGCGGATCGGTAAACTGCTTAGCTACGAGGATCTTTCGATTGCCAGCGCCTACGATCGCGAGACGCCTGCAGCCTACGCCGCCCGTCGCGGGATCAGCGGCGAACTGTACGACTACTTGATCGAACCGACGGTGCGAGCGGGCGCCGGCGTGCCCGGCGACGTCATCTCGGTCGTCGAATTTTTCTTTCTCTGGCAGAAGGTGCTCGGGACCAAGCTCTTTGCCTTTCGCGACGGGTACACGTCGTTCATGCAGCGGCTGGCCGCGCCGTTGGACGTCCGCCTCGGGGTCACCGTCGAGGAAATCGTCGAGCGCCCCGAGGACGTCGAGATCACCTGGAGCGGCCCCGACGGACAGCACACCGAGACCGGGGCGGGCGCGATCGTCAGTTCGATGGGCAACGAAGTCCCCGACTTGCTTCCCCAGCTTGAGTCCGATCGGGCTGCGTTCCTCAAGAACCTGCGCTACACGTCGTGCATCAACATCAACGTCGGGCTGTCGCGGCCGCCCGCCGGCATGCCGGCATCCTTCGTGGTTTTCCCCCCGACCGTCTTCGGATGCACTGTTCGCGATCATCGCCGAGCACAATAAGGCGCCGGGTCGTACACGGCCTGGCAAGGGCCTGATCGGACTGTATTCGATGAACGAATGGGCCGTCGAACATGCCGACGACGATGACGACGCCGTCCTCGCGGGGCTGTTGCGGGATGCTGAACCGCTGATGCCCGGCGTCACCAACGACATCGAATTCGTCCGGGTCAACCGGTGGTACCCGGTTCTGGTCTATAGCCACCCGGGCCTCTACCGCGAGCTCGGCCACTTCTATGCCACGCGGCGCCGGGGGAAGCCGGATCCATCTTGCCGGCTCCTACAACTCGTCGGGCAACGTCAACACCGCCGTCGCCGCCGGTGAGCGCGCCGCCAGGGAACTTGCCGACGCACTCGCGACGGCGTCGCACCGCGCGACCGCGCCGTCGCGCCGCCGCGTGGCCGGCTGCTGATGAGCGCACCGGCGCAACCGGTATCAGAGCCGAGCGGCTTGCATACTATGTGGACGATGCCCCGAGACCAGCACGCCAGCACCACCCGGCAGCAACGGCCCGGGCAGCGCCGGCGGGATGAGCGCCGTCGTGCGATCGTCGCCAGGCTCTCCCCGGCGTTGGAGGATCTCCTCGCGGAGGGCGCGGTGTATTCCGACCTCAGCGTCGCTGCGTTGAGTCGCGCGGCGGATATGTCGCGGTCGCGGTTCTATGTCTACTTCGAAGACACCGGAGATCTGCTGCGCGCGTTGACCGAGGACGCTGTCGTCGAACTTTTCGAAGCCACGCTCGCGTGGTGGACGCTGCACCCGGACGGGACATGGGATCAGCTGCGCACGGTCACCGAGCGCATCTTCGCCACCTACCAGCGCCACCGGCATCTGCTACGGGCCATCGAACAGGTGGCCACCCACGATTCCGGTGTCCGCCAACACTTTTCGGCACTATTCACAAACGCGCTCGAAGGGTACGCGGCAGAACTTGCTGCAGGGCAGACGCGGGGAAGTCTCGACCCGACGCTCGAGTCCCGCCGAACCGCAGGCCTTCTGGCGTCGATGACTCAGAGCGGGCTTTACGAACTCACCGCGACCGGGCAGTTGGACAATCCGGACAGGTGGGTCGACAGCCTCACGACCATTGTCTGGAACACCCTGTACGCACCCACCCACGAGCCCGCGCGATGTGATGTCCCCGACCACGCGTAGCAGACAGAGCGACCGCGAGGCGCGGCGCGGCGCGACCCGCGACAAGATGCGGCGGGCCTTTGTGGGATTGCACGACGCCGGAATGCATTACACCGAGGTCAGCGTCGACAAGCTGAGCGCTGCAGCTGATCTCACCCGGACCACCTTCTACGTCTATTTCGACGACAAGGTCGATCTGCTGTTGGCCTGGCTTGAGGACGCTCGTGCGGCGGCGGGTTCGGCGCCGGTCGGGTGGACGGTGCGCGAACGAGCCCCCACCCGGGCCGAGCTACGCCAGGATGTTGCCGCCGCCCTGGCGCGGTACCGTCCGCACGCGGCCGTGTTGGCCGCGGCGCGCGACACCGCGTTGTTCGAGCCGCGGGCCGACGCCGCCTATCGGGCATTCGTCCGCAACAGCATCGACGACCTCGCCGATCACATCGAGCGCGGACAGCGCGGCGGCTGGGTCCACCCGGATTTGCCGGCGACCGAGATCGCGACGTGGCTGGCCAGCATGGTGCACCGAACCCTTTCTGCCACTCCGCCTCTCGACGATGACGCATACACGGAACGTCTCGATGACTATACCGATATCTTTTTGGAACACCCTCTATCGCGGTGTTGCGGGCGCTCACGCGGCGGATGGCTCGCCGTGAGCGCATCGCCTATGCCGAGGTCGTATTCAAGCGCTGACGGTATTCGAGCCTGCCGGGACCTCGCGACTGAGATTGCGAAATCCGTAGCAGGTGACGATGACCATCCAGGCGAAGAAGCTCGCCAGCGGAATGTAGAGGGCCAGGGGACCGTTCCACGCGATCGGACCACTATGGAAGAACACCATAAAGCCTGCCGGCAGGTAGGAGATCGCATTCCACAGGCTGAAATAGCCTACCCAGCGGGGGGAATACGGGATCCCTGCCCGAGTCGAGCAGTACCGCCAGGCCCACCGCCAGCACCCAAATGGTGAACGGGAAATACGGCCATACGATCAGGAAATACGCGATGTCGTTGAGTGCACGCACGATGTCCGGTGGCACGTCCCCGGGCCGGAATGCCGGGATAGCCCAAAACATGCACATGAACACGATGATCGTGGTGGAGATCGCGGCACAGGCAATCTGCAGGTAGCACAGAGTCTGCGATCGACCGCCGAACCGGCGCGTCTGGACGGCTACCGCGATCCCCCATGGCGTCAACATCGACAGGCTGATCATCGCGATCATCGCACCCCAGCGAATCCGTGTCGCATGCTCGGCGTACTGCGCGGCGACTTGCATGGCAGTGTCGCCGGGAGTGATGAAGGGCGGAACGAAGTGCCCAATGGGAATAGCTCCAATCGCGAAGCCGATCAAAGTCGCCGGCCCGGCAATCAGGAACAGTCGCTGGGCAATCGTCTCAACCCGGGACTCCCGCTCGGTAGGCATCGTTAACACCATCGCTATCACCTTTTCCCTCGAAGTCCTGAATATATCAGCGAAATGCCTGTTTTCACCCGGCTAAGACAGCGGTAACATGTCAGCTTAGTTCATGAACCATCGTTTACATTTGGTGATTGTTCAAACCCGCGCCAACCCCTATCGGGATGCGAAGCCGTGACCGACAAAGAAAGCCGATGGCCATGTCAGCGATTGAGACAAGCATCCCCATAACGGTCGACCGCCATCTTTCTCCTGTCGCGTTCGGTCAGATGGCACAGGCGATCGCGGCAAGCGGCAGCGTCGACTATTTCCAGGTGTGGGACCAATTGACATCCTGGTATCCGCAGGGGCTGTGGACGCCGGAGAACACGCCGCTGGCAGCGATCATGCCGGATTGCGACAGCTTTCCGGACATGTGGACGATGGCCGGCTACGCCTCGGCGCTGGCCCCGGAGCTAGGGATCGTGCTGTCGACCGATTCGATTCGGCGCGGACCGGCCGAACTGGCCCAGTCGATGCTCACCCTGGCAGACCTCACCGGCGGCCGCACGATCGTGCAGATTGGAGCCGGAGAAGTCAAGCAAACCAAACCATTTGGCTGGAAACGCGCGCAAGGCATCGATCGGCTCGAAGATATCTACCGCATCTTCGACGCGCTGATGACCACTGACGGCCCGGTTACCTTCCAAGGACACCACACCACCCTTACCGATGCCTGGATTGGAACCGCCAAGGCCAACCGTCCTCAGATCTGGGGTCTGGGCGGGGGACCTCGCATCATCGACCTGGCAACCAGCTACGGCGACGGTTTCTGCACGATGTGCCCGTTCGTATGGAGTTCTCCGGAGAAGTTCGCCGAGGAGCGCGACACGATGCGGACACAGCTGGAGCGAAAGGGCCGGGACCCCGACACCTTCAGATTCGGTGTGTGGGCGACCATGCTGCTGCACGAGGACCCCAACGTCGTCGATCGCGCGCTGGACAACAAACTGACCCGCTGGCTCACTGCCATCGCAGGCCGCGTCAATCAATCCGATTGGGAAAAAGAGGGGATCGAGCCGCCGATGCCGCGAGACTGGCATTATGCGATGAAAATGCTGCCCCTGTCGATGGGCAGAGCCGAGGTCGAGGAATGGGCGGGCCGCGCGACCCGCGAGATGACCGAAAAGTCGTACTTCTACGGCTCGCCGGCCGAGGCCGCCGCTCAGTTCCGCCCGTTCATCGACGCTGGAGTCGACTTCGTGGGAATCCTGGATATGGCCGCGTTCGTGCTGGAACCTGACGAACTCCCCGCGGCGCTGGGCCGCAGTATCGCGGTGAGCAGCTATCTCAAGGGCTTCCGGCACGCGCAGCCATAGCCAGAATCTCCGCCGCGTCGTCGGTGATCGACCAAACAGCAACCGGGAGAGAGCAAATGAGTAAGGCTCTGCACGTCAACCTCCCGATCGTCTACAGTCGTCACCTGCCGATCGCGGCGGCAATTGACACCGCTCGAGCCATCCAAGCCAGCGGAGTCATCGACTCTCTCACGGTGTGGGACCAGATGACCTTCTTCGCCCCGCCCGCATTGTGGCGACCCGACAACTCACCACTGTCAGCAGTGATGCCGGATATCGACTCCTTCCCCGACCCCTACGTTGTCTTGGCGCAACTCGCCACCGCGGTACCAGGATTCGGTTTGGTCACCACGAGCGACGCAGTACGACGTGGCCCCGCGGAAT
The nucleotide sequence above comes from Mycobacterium kiyosense. Encoded proteins:
- a CDS encoding TetR family transcriptional regulator, with product MPRDQHASTTRQQRPGQRRRDERRRAIVARLSPALEDLLAEGAVYSDLSVAALSRAADMSRSRFYVYFEDTGDLLRALTEDAVVELFEATLAWWTLHPDGTWDQLRTVTERIFATYQRHRHLLRAIEQVATHDSGVRQHFSALFTNALEGYAAELAAGQTRGSLDPTLESRRTAGLLASMTQSGLYELTATGQLDNPDRWVDSLTTIVWNTLYAPTHEPARCDVPDHA